The following are encoded in a window of Impatiens glandulifera chromosome 5, dImpGla2.1, whole genome shotgun sequence genomic DNA:
- the LOC124940288 gene encoding uncharacterized protein LOC124940288 yields MASACVNNVAIPSENFLDCSVSYGWLNPRISFGRENNNHDDHTSSSSSSKGGGTAAANALPPLKRLDPDEVSDLQVTDKDLYDFEFRLEDPVIMLPADELFSDGKLVPLLFPVSRPVVEPSSRVPSTRRSLVKEPVEIDPFLFSPKAPRCSSRWKELLGLKKLSLNGNSKVDVNNSSSQSTGINNGSKSRRLFLNRSSKPSSSSIESSLNIPLLKDLDSHSVTKSSRRSLSLCSSSCQDHDDLPRLSLDSDKHILKQSYYNRISNAGSSNPPPRMRLLKQRPIPSENQASARVGRSPVRITPESSVTLRGVSMDSPRMNSSGKVIFQGLERSSSSPSTFNGGPPNNNNKQRGMERSYSANVRVTPFLNVPVGSLSKSSVFGFQLFPTTPQKRDGGGGGGSYSSSTGGASRGQQQHQVSGRIRF; encoded by the coding sequence ATGGCATCGGCTTGCGTTAATAACGTCGCCATTCCGTCGGAGAACTTTCTTGACTGTTCTGTTTCTTATGGATGGTTGAATCCTCGGATCTCCTTTGGCCGGGAGAATAATAATCACGACGACcatacatcatcatcatcatcatccaaggGAGGAGGAACAGCAGCAGCTAATGCATTGCCGCCATTGAAGCGGTTAGATCCGGATGAGGTTTCAGATCTTCAAGTTACAGATAAggatttatatgattttgagTTTAGACTTGAAGATCCTGTCATTATGCTTCCAGCTGACGAACTTTTCTCCGACGGTAAACTCGTTCCATTGTTGTTTCCTGTTTCTCGACCTGTAGTAGAACCTTCTTCTAGGGTTCCTTCGACGCGGAGGTCATTGGTTAAGGAACCGGTTGAGATAGATCCGTTTCTGTTCTCTCCAAAGGCGCCGAGATGTTCTAGTCGATGGAAGGAGTTGCTTGGATTGAAGAAGCTTTCACTTAATGGTAATAGTAAGGTAGATGTTAATAATTCATCTTCTCAATCTACTGGTATCAATAATGGCTCTAAATCTCGAAGGCTTTTTCTTAATCGAAGCTCCAAACCTTCATCTTCTTCTATTGAATCGTCACTTAACATTCCTCTGTTAAAGGATTTGGATAGCCATTCCGTTACTAAATCCTCAAGACGATCCCTCTCGTTGTGTTCATCTTCCTGTCAAGATCATGATGACCTCCCTAGACTCTCATTGGATTCCGATAAGCATATTCTAAAGCAGTCTTATTACAACAGAATTTCAAATGCTGGTTCCTCTAATCCACCTCCGAGAATGAGATTGCTCAAACAGAGGCCCATCCCTTCAGAAAATCAAGCTTCAGCTAGAGTAGGACGAAGTCCAGTCCGTATAACCCCCGAATCATCGGTGACCCTGCGAGGCGTTTCAATGGACAGCCCGCGAATGAACTCGTCAGGAAAGGTTATCTTCCAGGGTCTGGAGAGAAGCTCGAGCAGTCCAAGTACCTTCAATGGTGGGccaccaaataataataataagcaaAGGGGAATGGAAAGATCATACTCCGCCAATGTTCGAGTCACACCATTTCTGAATGTCCCAGTTGGTTCTCTATCAAAGTCCAGTGTATTCGGGTTTCAGCTCTTTCCTACAACACCCCAGAAGCGCgacggtggtggtggtggtgggagTTATTCTTCTTCCACAGGAGGAGCGAGCAGAGGTCAACAACAACATCAGGTTAGTGGAAGGATTCGGTTTTAA
- the LOC124939541 gene encoding LOW QUALITY PROTEIN: NAD(P)H-quinone oxidoreductase chain 4, chloroplastic (The sequence of the model RefSeq protein was modified relative to this genomic sequence to represent the inferred CDS: inserted 1 base in 1 codon; deleted 2 bases in 1 codon; substituted 2 bases at 2 genomic stop codons), giving the protein MGHFPWLTKMRVLHISSGSSIXFLPHRGNNKXGYTLFIRXELLLMTYAFCYHFQLDDPFTIIEVLQLHPWDLEKPSKPALGSRLSINPLSYSPLLWRGRSFICCRSEMISLPQARSTHLFGCSQVGRGRMKSR; this is encoded by the exons ATGGG TCATTTTCCTTGGCTAACCAAAATGAGAGTTTTGCACATATCTTCGGGTTCTTCCATTTAATTTCTCCCTCATAGAGGAAATAATAAGTAAGGT TATACTCTATTTATCC CGGaactccttctaatgacctATGCATTCTGTTATCATTTCCAGTTAGACGATCCATTTACAATTATTGAG GTGCTTCAGCTTCATCCGTGGGATTTGGAGAAGCCTTCTAAGCCCGCTCTCGGTTCACGTCTTTCAATCAATCCCTTAAGTTATTCCCCGCTTCTCTGGCGGGGTAGGAGCTTTATTTGCTGCAGGAGTGAGATGATTTCGTTGCCCCAAGCCAGATCTACTCATTTATTCGGATGCTCTCAGGTGGGAAGGGGTCGTATGAAGTCCAGATAA
- the LOC124938013 gene encoding probable methyltransferase-like protein 25 isoform X1, with product MASYNLEFSCDTAENTLAWIHSIIDFLDSYRFFLEAHVVNFFKDRLWENVDKEWIDCLRNESSENLVQIPSGVVQEYWPPSLKKFVLTSRSLAIRREQANLSKVLPDMHLASLNQVLTQGMNPKKKHEVEVLAGVVSCIAKGVGASTVVDVGAGQGYLAQVLSFEYQLPVIAIDASSHHARVTDARAERIKKHYFSKLRKTGSGSHFNIPKTVTCQILSTETLKALSRSSLQKDLADLELVEESAETESSLLLAGLHACGDLSVTMLRSFLDCKEIRAVVSIGCCYNLLSEEGSESADFQCGFPMSKGVKSTKFSLGKSSRDLACQSAERWKGLGIDASLHNFNLHALRAAFQMVLFHYYPETLEKSPIVGRQGKALLRQQHRKEESTDSMNFVDHNILKRGNIAKANGTGEYHIEGNADENHFSDPVLLASASIKSGSMAGKTSGAFSNGSSNQISINEDTKKYLLFEEFSVSALSRLGFSHLKEVDFSQIWKETEPFAVSCLILCLFILS from the exons ATGGCCAGCTACAATCTCGAGTTCTCGTGCGATACAGCAGAAAACACCTTAGCATGGATACACTCTATAATCGATTTTCTCGATTCTTACCGTTTCTTCCTTGAAGCTCACGTCGTCAATTTTTTCAAG GATAGGCTATGGGAGAATGTTGACAAGGAGTGGATTGATTGTCTTCGAAATGAATCGTCTGAGAACCTTGTCCAGATTCCTTCCGGTGTTGTGCAG GAATATTGGCCTCCTTCACTCAAGAAATTTGTCCTTACTTCAAGGTCTCTTGCCATACGTCGAGAACAGGCCAACCTGAGTAAG GTGCTTCCGGATATGCACTTGGCTTCACTTAATCAAGTTCTTACGCAAGGCATGAATCCGAAGAAAAAACATGAA GTAGAAGTTCTGGCAGGTGTTGTCAGTTGCATAGCAAAAGGTGTTGGTGCAAGTACAGTAGTTGATGTTGGTGCTGGCCAG GGTTATCTAGCCCAAGTTCTTTCCTTCGAGTACCAACTTCCTGTTATAGCAATAGATGCTTCTTCTCATCATGCAAGAGTAACAGATGCTCGGGCTGAGCGAATCAAGAAACATTATTTCTCCAAATTGCGTAAAACCGG ATCAGGAAGCCATTTCAACATACCAAAAACAGTAACCTGCCAAATTCTTTCTACCGAAACCTTGAAAGCTCTTAGCAGGTCGTCGCTCCAAAAAGATTTAGCGGATCTAGAGCTGGTTGAAGAATCCGCAG AAACTGAGTCATCATTGCTTCTTGCTGGTCTTCATGCTTGTGGAGATCTTTCAGTAACGATGTTGAG gtcTTTCTTGGACTGCAAGGAAATAAGAGCTGTGGTAAGCATCGGTTGTTGTTATAACTTGTTGTCAGAGGAGGGATCAGAAAGTGCTGACTTTCAATGTGGATTTCCCATGAGCAAAGGTGTTAAATCTACAAAATTTTCATTAGGAAAGAGTTCAAGAGATCTTGCGTGTCAG AGTGCAGAGCGATGGAAAGGCTTGGGAATTGATGCTAGTctccataattttaatttacatgCTTTAAGAGCTGCTTTCCAGATG GTTCTTTTCCATTATTATCCAGAAACTCTTGAAAAGAGTCCTATAGTAGGACGTCAAGGGAAAGCATTACTCCGCCAACAACATAGGAAGGAGGAAAGCACAGACTCCATGAACTTTGTAGATCACAATATCCTCAAGAGAGGAAATATTGCAAAAGCAAATGGAACTGGAGAATACCACATAGAAG GGAACGCTGATGAAAATCACTTTTCTGATCCTGTTCTCCTAGCATCAGCTTCTATAAAATCTGGTAGCATGGCGGGTAAAACTTCAGGGGCATTTTCAAATGGTTCATCTAATCAGATCAGTATTAATGAAGACACCAAGAAATATTTACTATTTGAAGAATTCAGTGTGTCAGCATTAAGTCGTCTTGGTTTTAGTCACTTAAAGGAAGTTGATTTTTCTCAAATATGGAAAGAAACAGAACCTTTTGCAGTAAGTTGCCTGATACTATGTCTCTTTATACTTTCATAA
- the LOC124938013 gene encoding methyltransferase-like protein 25B isoform X2: MASYNLEFSCDTAENTLAWIHSIIDFLDSYRFFLEAHVVNFFKDRLWENVDKEWIDCLRNESSENLVQIPSGVVQEYWPPSLKKFVLTSRSLAIRREQANLSKVLPDMHLASLNQVLTQGMNPKKKHEVEVLAGVVSCIAKGVGASTVVDVGAGQGYLAQVLSFEYQLPVIAIDASSHHARVTDARAERIKKHYFSKLRKTGSGSHFNIPKTVTCQILSTETLKALSRSSLQKDLADLELVEESAETESSLLLAGLHACGDLSVTMLRSFLDCKEIRAVVSIGCCYNLLSEEGSESADFQCGFPMSKGVKSTKFSLGKSSRDLACQSAERWKGLGIDASLHNFNLHALRAAFQMVLFHYYPETLEKSPIVGRQGKALLRQQHRKEESTDSMNFVDHNILKRGNIAKANGTGEYHIEGTGNADENHFSDPVLLASASIKSGSMAGKTSGAFSNGSSNQISINEDTKKYLLFEEFSVSALSRLGFSHLKEVDFSQIWKETEPFATLIGPYWSLRTALGPIIETILLLDRLLYLQEHDSYLETMILPIFDPKLSPRNMALIAKKI; this comes from the exons ATGGCCAGCTACAATCTCGAGTTCTCGTGCGATACAGCAGAAAACACCTTAGCATGGATACACTCTATAATCGATTTTCTCGATTCTTACCGTTTCTTCCTTGAAGCTCACGTCGTCAATTTTTTCAAG GATAGGCTATGGGAGAATGTTGACAAGGAGTGGATTGATTGTCTTCGAAATGAATCGTCTGAGAACCTTGTCCAGATTCCTTCCGGTGTTGTGCAG GAATATTGGCCTCCTTCACTCAAGAAATTTGTCCTTACTTCAAGGTCTCTTGCCATACGTCGAGAACAGGCCAACCTGAGTAAG GTGCTTCCGGATATGCACTTGGCTTCACTTAATCAAGTTCTTACGCAAGGCATGAATCCGAAGAAAAAACATGAA GTAGAAGTTCTGGCAGGTGTTGTCAGTTGCATAGCAAAAGGTGTTGGTGCAAGTACAGTAGTTGATGTTGGTGCTGGCCAG GGTTATCTAGCCCAAGTTCTTTCCTTCGAGTACCAACTTCCTGTTATAGCAATAGATGCTTCTTCTCATCATGCAAGAGTAACAGATGCTCGGGCTGAGCGAATCAAGAAACATTATTTCTCCAAATTGCGTAAAACCGG ATCAGGAAGCCATTTCAACATACCAAAAACAGTAACCTGCCAAATTCTTTCTACCGAAACCTTGAAAGCTCTTAGCAGGTCGTCGCTCCAAAAAGATTTAGCGGATCTAGAGCTGGTTGAAGAATCCGCAG AAACTGAGTCATCATTGCTTCTTGCTGGTCTTCATGCTTGTGGAGATCTTTCAGTAACGATGTTGAG gtcTTTCTTGGACTGCAAGGAAATAAGAGCTGTGGTAAGCATCGGTTGTTGTTATAACTTGTTGTCAGAGGAGGGATCAGAAAGTGCTGACTTTCAATGTGGATTTCCCATGAGCAAAGGTGTTAAATCTACAAAATTTTCATTAGGAAAGAGTTCAAGAGATCTTGCGTGTCAG AGTGCAGAGCGATGGAAAGGCTTGGGAATTGATGCTAGTctccataattttaatttacatgCTTTAAGAGCTGCTTTCCAGATG GTTCTTTTCCATTATTATCCAGAAACTCTTGAAAAGAGTCCTATAGTAGGACGTCAAGGGAAAGCATTACTCCGCCAACAACATAGGAAGGAGGAAAGCACAGACTCCATGAACTTTGTAGATCACAATATCCTCAAGAGAGGAAATATTGCAAAAGCAAATGGAACTGGAGAATACCACATAGAAG GTACAGGGAACGCTGATGAAAATCACTTTTCTGATCCTGTTCTCCTAGCATCAGCTTCTATAAAATCTGGTAGCATGGCGGGTAAAACTTCAGGGGCATTTTCAAATGGTTCATCTAATCAGATCAGTATTAATGAAGACACCAAGAAATATTTACTATTTGAAGAATTCAGTGTGTCAGCATTAAGTCGTCTTGGTTTTAGTCACTTAAAGGAAGTTGATTTTTCTCAAATATGGAAAGAAACAGAACCTTTTGCA ACTCTTATTGGTCCTTACTGGTCTCTTCGCACCGCATTAGGACCTATTATTGAGACCATCCTCCTCCTCGATAGATTATTGTATCTTCAGGAGCATGACAGTTATCTGGAAACAATGATATTACCAATTTTTGATCCCAAATTATCCCCAAGGAACATGGCACTAATagctaaaaaaatatga
- the LOC124939542 gene encoding NAC domain-containing protein 21/22-like, with protein sequence MMNNNNNNNNNNLSTVEANLPPGFRFHPRDEELICDYLINKISATATAAATAVFPHMIVVDLNNCEPWDIPESACVGGKNWYFYSQRDRKYATGLRTNRATVSGYWKATGKDRAVLNKKGRVVVGMRKTLVFYQGRAPKGNKTHWVMHEFRLHNSPSSSSSKDAEEEDWVICRVFQKNKNEETNKGGCFDDRKQKHDNSSDINLQAEAMQVPCFSISNAATTLTVAPPISNNNMNIIADDNEVEFMINSFFTPTNPFSCVDDQDHDKVIRAAMSQFTNTEYNNNTQFLSHDHDSNLVDLPTIWNY encoded by the exons atgatgaataataataataataataataataataatttgagcACTGTTGAGGCAAATTTACCTCCAGGATTCAGATTTCATCCAAGAGATGAAGAACTCATCTGTGATTACTTGATCAACAAGATCTCCGCCACCGCCACCGCCGCCGCCACCGCCGTCTTTCCTCATATGATAGTTGTCGATCTGAACAACTGTGAGCCTTGGGACATTCCTG AAAGTGCTTGTGTTGGGGGAAAGAATTGGTATTTCTACAGCCAACGCGATCGAAAATACGCGACCGGTTTGAGAACAAACAGAGCGACGGTTTCCGGTTACTGGAAGGCCACCGGAAAAGATAGGGCAGTCCTTAATAAGAAGGGTAGGGTGGTTGTTGGAATGAGGAAAACTCTTGTTTTTTATCAAGGGAGAGCCCCTAAAGGAAACAAGACTCATTGGGTTATGCATGAATTTCGTCTTCATAAttccccttcttcttcttcctccaag GATGCGGAAGAGGAGGATTGGGTAATTTGTAGAGTGTTCCAAAAGAACAAAAACGAAGAAACAAACAAAGGAGGTTGTTTTGACGATCGAAAACAAAAACACGACAATTCATCGGACATCAACTTGCAAGCCGAGGCGATGCAAGTGCCCtgcttctccatttccaacgcgGCCACCACATTAACCGTAGCTCCACCcattagtaataataatatgaatataattgCAGATGATAATGAAGTCGAGTTCATGATCAATTCATTCTTCACTCCTACTAATCCTTTCTCTTGCGTTGATGATCAAGATCATGACAAGGTCATAAGAGCTGCTATGAGTCAATTTACCAATACGGAGTACAATAATAATACCCAATTCTTATCGCATGATCATGATAGTAATCTCGTCGATTTGCCCACCATTTGGAATTACTAA